A stretch of the Nicotiana tabacum cultivar K326 chromosome 6, ASM71507v2, whole genome shotgun sequence genome encodes the following:
- the LOC107796393 gene encoding uncharacterized protein LOC107796393 yields MSLGAAEEESSKEIQLPADIDWKMLDKSKFFFLGAALFSGVSAALYPVVVLKTRQQVAQAQLSCFKTAFSVVKYEGIRGLYRGFGTSLMGTIPARALYMAALEVTKSNVGTATVRLGVSEPTATALASAAAGLSAAVAAQLVWTPVDVVSQRLMVQGGSSKYLNGIDAFRRILKIDGPKGLYRGFGFSILTYAPSNALWWASYSITQRLVWSGYGCYFCKNGEERTEDAIKTLRPNSKTVMAVQGVSAAMAGGISALITTPLDTIKTRLQVLDGDENGRRGPTVVQTVRNLVREGGWMACYRGLGPRWASMSMSATTMITTYEFLKRLSTKSQESWAS; encoded by the coding sequence ATGAGTTTAGGTGCAGCGGAGGAGGAATCGTCGAAGGAAATCCAGTTACCGGCGGATATAGACTGGAAAATGCTGGACAAATCCAAGTTTTTCTTCCTCGGCGCCGCCTTGTTTTCTGGTGTTTCAGCTGCTCTTTACCCTGTTGTGGTGTTAAAGACTCGGCAACAGGTAGCTCAAGCTCAGCTTTCCTGCTTTAAAACTGCTTTCTCTGTAGTTAAGTACGAAGGGATTCGCGGATTGTATCGCGGCTTTGGAACTTCGTTGATGGGTACAATCCCTGCCCGAGCACTTTATATGGCTGCACTCGAGGTTACAAAGAGTAACGTCGGTACAGCCACGGTTAGGCTCGGCGTTTCCGAGCCTACTGCAACTGCCTTAGCCAGCGCTGCAGCTGGACTGAGTGCGGCCGTGGCGGCCCAACTGGTGTGGACTCCTGTAGATGTAGTGAGCCAGCGGCTCATGGTGCAAGGCGGTTCGTCTAAATATCTCAATGGGATCGATGCGTTTCGTAGAATCCTCAAAATAGATGGGCCTAAGGGGCTCTACAGAGGGTTTGGGTTTTCGATTTTGACCTATGCCCCATCAAATGCGCTTTGGTGGGCATCTTACTCCATTACTCAACGGCTCGTTTGGAGTGGTTATGGATGTTACTTCTGCAAGAATGGTGAAGAGAGAACCGAGGATGCAATCAAGACGCTGAGGCCCAACTCGAAGACTGTTATGGCTGTTCAGGGAGTTAGTGCAGCCATGGCAGGCGGCATTTCAGCTTTGATTACAACACCATTAGACACAATCAAGACAAGATTGCAGGTCCTAGATGGCGATGAAAATGGGCGGAGAGGGCCAACTGTAGTGCAAACGGTCAGGAATTTAGTAAGGGAAGGCGGGTGGATGGCTTGTTACAGAGGATTAGGTCCTCGATGGGCTTCAATGTCTATGTCCGCAACCACTATGATAACTACTTACGAATTCCTGAAACGCCTCTCCACGAAGAGTCAAGAAAGCTGGGCTTCGTGA